A DNA window from Drosophila biarmipes strain raj3 chromosome 2R, RU_DBia_V1.1, whole genome shotgun sequence contains the following coding sequences:
- the LOC108029381 gene encoding general odorant-binding protein 56h — translation MKFALFCVALTVLLAVAQCDSDFRQVMQECMQNNQVTEADLKDFMASGMQSNAKDNLKCYTKCLMEKQGHLTNGQFNAQALLDTLKNIPQIKDKMDEITSGVNACKDIKGTNDCDTAFKITMCLKEHKAMPGHH, via the exons ATGAAGTTCGCCCTGTTCTGTGTAGCCTTGACTGTTCTGCTGGCCGTGGCTCAG tgcgaTTCGGACTTCCGTCAGGTAATGCAAGAGTGCATGCAGAACAACCAGGTGACCGAGGCTGACCTCAAGGACTTCATGGCCAGCGGAATGCAGAGCAATGCCAAGGATAACCTCAAGTGCTACACCAAGTGCCTGATGGAGAAGCAGGGCCACCTCACCAATGGCCAGTTCAATGCCCAGGCCCTGCTCGACACCCTCAAGAACATACCGCAGATCAAGGACAAGATGGACGAGATCACCTCGGGGGTGAATGCCTGCAAGGACATCAAGGGCACCAACGACTGCGACACGGCCTTCAAGATCACCATGTGCCTGAAGGAGCACAAGGCCATGCCAGGACATCACTAG